From Orcinus orca chromosome 3, mOrcOrc1.1, whole genome shotgun sequence, a single genomic window includes:
- the DOCK6 gene encoding dedicator of cytokinesis protein 6 isoform X16 codes for MVLKPRDWMGLLFGVGSGTVAAEVRKQVSRERSGSPHSSRRCSSSLGVPLTEVIEPLDFEDVLLSRPPDAEPGPLRDLVEFPADDLELLLQPRECRTTEPGIPEDGKLDAQVRAAVEMYTEDWIIAHRRYQHLSAAYSPITLETQRERQKGLTRQVFEQDASGDERSSPDDSDDPRHSSGSPDDTPRSSGASGIFDLRNLAADSLLPSLLERMAPEDVDRRNEALRRQHRSRALLTLYPAPDEDEAVERCSRPEPPREHFGQRILVKCLSLKFEIEIEPIFGILALYDVREKKKISENFYFDLNSDSMKGLLRAHGTHPAISTLARSAIFSVTYPSPDIFLVIKLEKVLQQGDISECCEPYMVMKEVDTAKNKEKLEKLRLGAEQFCTRLGRYRMPFAWTAVHLANIVSSAGQSDRDSDSEGERRPTWTDRRRRGPQDRTSSGDDACSFSGFRPATLTVTNFFKQEAERLSDEDLFKFLADMRRPTSLLRRLRPVTAQLKIDISPAPENPHFCLSPELLHVKPYPDPRGRPTKEILEFPAREVYAPHTSYRNLLYVYPHSLNFSSRQGSVRNLTVRVQYMAGEDPSQALPVIFGKSSCSEFTREAFTPVVYHNKSPEFYEEFKLRLPACVTENHHLLFTFYHVSCQPRPGTALETPVGFTWIPLLQHGRLRTGPFCLPVSVDQPPPSYSVLTPDVALPGMRWVDGHKGVFSVELTAVSSVHPQDPYLDKFFTLVHVLEEGAFPFRLKDAVLSESTVEQELRASLVALRLASPEPLVAFSHHVLDKLVRLVVRPPIIGGQIVNLGRVAFEAMAHVVSLVHRSLEAAQDARGHCPLLAAYVYYAFRLPGTEPSLPGGAPKVTLQPATLAHGPGRPASLYLARSKSISSSNPDLAVAPGSVDDEVSRILASKGIDRSHSWVNSAYAPGGSKAVLRRAPPYCGADPRQAIDRSSSRTSSYLEGSSSTPPATQPRPTVQKLLHEELALQWVVSGSAVREAVLQHAWFFFQLMVKSMALHLLLGQKLDTPRKLRFPGRFLDDIAALVGSVGLEVITRVHKDVELAEHLNASLAFFLSDLLSLVDRGFVFSLVRAHYKQVATRLQSAPNPAVLLTLRMDFTRILCGHEHYVTLNLPCCPLSPPASPSPSVSSTTSQSSTFSSQTPDPKVISMFELSGSFRQQHFLAGLLLTELALALEPEAEGASLLHKKAISAVHSLLCGHDADPRYAEATVKARVAELYLPLLSLARDTLPRLHDFAEGPGQRSRLASMLDSDTEGEGDMGGTINPSVAMAIAGGPLAPGSRASISQGPATAARSGCALSAESSRTLLVCVLWVLKNAEPALLQRWAADLALPQLGRLLDLLYLCLAAFEYKGKKAFERINSLTFKKSLDMKARLEEAILGTIGARQEMVRRSRGPRMKWNTRPWWTGTWQPRQAW; via the exons GACGGTGGCTGCCGAGGTGCGGAAGCAGGTGTCCCGGGAACGCAGTGGCTCTCCCCACTCCAGCAGGCGCTGCAGCAGCTCCCTGGGG GTCCCACTGACTGAAGTCATTGAGCCACTGGACTTTGAGGATGTGCTCCTGAGCCGGCCGCCAGATGCAGAGCCTGGGCCACTCCGGGACCTGGTCGAGTTTCCAGCTGATGACCtggagctgctgctgcagccccgGGAATGCCGCACCACGGAGCCTGGGATCCCCGAGGATGG AAAGCTGGATGCCCAGGTGAGGGCTGCCGTGGAGATGTACACGGAGGACTGGATCATCGCCCACAGGAG GTACCAGCACCTGAGTGCAGCATACAGCCCCATCACCCTAGAGACGCAGCGAGAGAGGCAGAAGGGCCTCACCCGCCAGGTCTTCGAGCAGGACGCTTCTGGGGATGAGAGGTCCAGCCCGGACGACTCG GATGACCCCCGGCACTCCTCAGGCTCCCCAGACGACACCCCACGAAGCAGTGGTGCCTCTGGCATCTTCGACCTGAGGAACTTGGCAGCCGACTCATTGCTGCCCTCACTGCTGGAGCGCATGGCCCCGGAGGATGTGGACCGGCGCAATGAGGCCCTGCGGCGGCAGCACCGGTCCCGTGCCCTGCTCACCCTCTACCCGGCGCCCGACGAG GATGAGGCCGTGGAACGCTGCAGCCGCCCGGAGCCACCCCGAGAGCACTTTGGACAGAGGATCCTGGTCAAGTGTCTGTCGCTTAA GTTCGAGATAGAAATCGAGCCCATCTTTGGCATCTTGGCCCTGTACGACGTGCGGGAGAAGAAGAAG ATCTCGGAGAACTTCTACTTTGACCTGAACTCAGACTCCATGAAGGGGCTACTGCGGGCCCATGGCACCCATCCTGCCATCTCCACCCTGGCCCGCTCTGCCATCTTCTCCGTGACCTATCCCTCGCCCGACATCTTCTTGGTCATCAAG CTGGAGAAGGTGCTGCAGCAGGGGGACATCAGCGAGTGCTGCGAGCCCTACATGGTGATGAAGGAGGTGGACACAGCCAAG AACAAAGAGAAGCTAGAGAAGCTGCGCCTGGGGGCTGAGCAGTTCTGCACCCGTCTGGGCCGCTACCGCATGCCCTTTGCCTGGACGGCGGTGCACCTGGCCAACATTGTGAGCAGCGCGGGCCAGTCGGACCGGGACTCGGACTCGGAGGGCG AGCGCCGACCCACTTGGACTGACCGCCGCCGTCGGGGGCCCCAGGACCGGACGAGTAGCGGGGACGACGCCTGCAGCTTCTCCGGCTTCCGCCCAGCCACGCTAACTGTCACCAACTTCTTTAAGCAG GAAGCTGAGCGGCTCAGTGATGAGGACCTCTTCAAGTTCCTGGCTGACATGCGGCGCCCGACATCCCTGCTGCGGCGCCTGCGGCCCGTGACCG cccagctcaAGATTGAcatctccccagcccctgagAACCCCCACTTCTGCCTCTCCCCGGAGCTGCTTCATGTCAAGCCCTACCCAGACCCCAGGGGTCGGCCCACCAAGGAGATTCTGGAGTTCCCCGCCCGTGAGGTCTACGCCCCCCACACCAGCTACAG GAACCTGCTGTACGTGTACCCGCACAGCCTCAACTTCAGCAGCCGCCAGGGCTCCGTGCGCAACCTCACTGTGCGAGTGCAGTACATGGCGGGCGAGGACCCCAGCCAGGCCCTGCCG GTCATCTTTGGCAAGTCCAGCTGCAGCGAATTCACCCGCGAGGCCTTCACACCAGTGGTCTACCATAACAA GTCCCCTGAATTCTACGAGGAATTTAAGCTGCGTCTTCCGGCCTGTGTGACCGAGAACCACCACCTGCTGTTCACCTTCTACCACGTCAGCTGCCAGCCCCGGCCAGGCACGGCCCTGGAGACTCCTGTGGGCTTTACT TGGATCCCACTGCTGCAGCACGGCCGCCTGAGGACCGGCCCCTTCTGCCTCCCTGTGTCCGTGGATCAGCCCCCGCCCAGCTACTCCGTGCTCACACCGGAC GTGGCGCTGCCGGGCATGCGCTGGGTGGATGGCCACAAGGGTGTGTTCAGCGTGGAGCTCACGGCTGTGTCGTCTGTGCACCCCCAG GACCCCTACCTGGACAAATTCTTCACCCTGGTGCACGTCCTGGAGGAAGGGGCCTTTCCATTCCGGCTCAAGGATGCCGTGCTGAGCGAGAGCACCGTGGAACAGGAGCTGCGGGCCAGCCTGGTGGCCCTGCGACTCGCCAGCCCTGAACCCCTTGTCGCCTTCTCCCACCACGTACTGGACAAGCTCGTACGCCTGGTCGTGCGGCCCCCCATCATCGGCGGCCAGATCG TAAACCTGGGTCGTGTAGCCTTTGAAGCAATGGCTCATGTAGTCAGCCTCGTCCACCGGAGCCTGGAGGCTGCCCAGGATGCCCGTGGTCACTGCCCACTGCTGGCTGCCTATGTCTACTATGCCTTCCGACTGCCTGGCACGGAGCCCAGCCTCCCAGGTG GGGCCCCTAAAGTGACGCTGCAGCCTGCCACGCTGGCCCATGGCCCTGGCCGCCCCGCAAGCCTCTACCTGGCCCGCTCTAAGAGTATCAGCAGCAGCAACCCTGACCTGGCCGTGGCCCCTGGCTCCGTGGATGACGAGGTCTCCCGCATCCTGGCCAGCAAG GGTATCGACCGCTCACACTCCTGGGTGAATTCTGCTTATGCTCCAGGAGGCAGCAAGGCGGTGCTGCGACGGGCACCCCCTTATTGTGGGGCCGACCCCAGACAG GCCATCGACCGCAGCTCTAGCCGAACCTCTTCCTACCTCGAGGGCTCCTCCTCGACCCCACCAGCCACCCAGCCGAGACCCACTGTGCAGAAG ctgctTCACGAGGAGCTGGCCCTGCAGTGGGTGGTCAGCGGCAGTGCCGTGCGCGAGGCTGTCCTGCAGCATGCCTGGTTCTTCTTCCAGCTCATG gtgaaAAGCATGGCGCTGCACCTGCTTCTGGGCCAGAAGCTGGACACACCCCGCAAGCTTCGCTTCCCTGGGCGCTTCCTGGATGACATTGCTGCCCTGGTGGGCTCTGTGGGCCTGGAGGTCATCACCCGCGTCCACAAG GACGTGGAGCTGGCCGAGCACCTCAACGCCAGCCTGGCCTTCTTCCTCAGTGATCTGCTGTCCCTGGTGGACCGCGGCTTTGTCTTCAGCCTGGTCCGGGCTCACTACAAGCAG GTGGCCACACGGCTGCAGTCGGCTCCCAACCCGGCGGTGCTGCTGACCCTGCGCATGGACTTCACCCGCATCCTATGCGGCCACGAGCACTACGTGACCCTCAACCTCCCTTGCTGCCCCCTGTCACCCCCGGCCTCACCCTCGCCCTCCGTATCTTCCACCACCTCGCAG AGCTCCACCTTTTCCAGCCAGACCCCAGACCCCAAGGTGATCAGCATGTTCGAGCTGAGTGGGTCGTTCCGGCAGCAGCACTTCCTGGCTGGGCTCCTGCTGACGGaactggccctggccctggaacCTGAGGCCGAGGG GGCGTCCCTGCTGCACAAGAAGGCCATCAGTGCTGTCCACAGCCTGCTCTGTGGCCATGATGCTGACCCCCGCTACGCCGAGGCCACTGTGAAGGCCCGGGTGGCCGAGCTATACCTGCCACTGCTGTCACTGGCGCGGGACACACTGCCACGGCTGCATGACTTTGCTG AGGGTCCAGGTCAGCGGTCAAGACTGGCCTCTATGCTCGACTCAGACACAGAAGGGGAAGGGGACATGGGAGGCACCATCAAcccctcagtggccatggccatCGCTGGTGGCCCCCTGGCCCCTGGCTCCCGGGCCAGCATCTCCCAGGGCCCAGCGACA gCTGCTCGCTCGGGCTGTGCCCTCTCCGCCGAGTCTAGTCGGACCTTGCTGGTGTGTGTGCTGTGGGTCTTGAAGAATGCTGAGCCAGCCCTGCTGCAGCGCTGGGCTGCGGACCTGGCCCTCCCTCAACTGGGTCGTCTCTTGGACTTGCTGTACCTCTGTCTGGCTGCCTTTGAATACAAG GGGAAAAAGGCCTTTGAACGTATCAACAGTCTCACGTTCAAGAAGTCACTGGACATGAAGGCCCGGCTGGAGGAAGCTATCTTGGGCACCATTGGAGCCCGACAGGAGATGGTGCGACGGAGCCGTG GACCAAGGATGAAATGGAACACGAGGCCTTGGTGGACGGGAACCTGGCAACCGAGGCAAGCCTGGTAG
- the DOCK6 gene encoding dedicator of cytokinesis protein 6 isoform X17 has product MVLKPRDWMGLLFGVGSGTVAAEVRKQVSRERSGSPHSSRRCSSSLGVPLTEVIEPLDFEDVLLSRPPDAEPGPLRDLVEFPADDLELLLQPRECRTTEPGIPEDGKLDAQVRAAVEMYTEDWIIAHRRYQHLSAAYSPITLETQRERQKGLTRQVFEQDASGDERSSPDDSDDPRHSSGSPDDTPRSSGASGIFDLRNLAADSLLPSLLERMAPEDVDRRNEALRRQHRSRALLTLYPAPDEDEAVERCSRPEPPREHFGQRILVKCLSLKFEIEIEPIFGILALYDVREKKKISENFYFDLNSDSMKGLLRAHGTHPAISTLARSAIFSVTYPSPDIFLVIKLEKVLQQGDISECCEPYMVMKEVDTAKNKEKLEKLRLGAEQFCTRLGRYRMPFAWTAVHLANIVSSAGQSDRDSDSEGERRPTWTDRRRRGPQDRTSSGDDACSFSGFRPATLTVTNFFKQEAERLSDEDLFKFLADMRRPTSLLRRLRPVTAQLKIDISPAPENPHFCLSPELLHVKPYPDPRGRPTKEILEFPAREVYAPHTSYRNLLYVYPHSLNFSSRQGSVRNLTVRVQYMAGEDPSQALPVIFGKSSCSEFTREAFTPVVYHNKSPEFYEEFKLRLPACVTENHHLLFTFYHVSCQPRPGTALETPVGFTWIPLLQHGRLRTGPFCLPVSVDQPPPSYSVLTPDVALPGMRWVDGHKGVFSVELTAVSSVHPQDPYLDKFFTLVHVLEEGAFPFRLKDAVLSESTVEQELRASLVALRLASPEPLVAFSHHVLDKLVRLVVRPPIIGGQIVNLGRVAFEAMAHVVSLVHRSLEAAQDARGHCPLLAAYVYYAFRLPGTEPSLPGGAPKVTLQPATLAHGPGRPASLYLARSKSISSSNPDLAVAPGSVDDEVSRILASKGIDRSHSWVNSAYAPGGSKAVLRRAPPYCGADPRQAIDRSSSRTSSYLEGSSSTPPATQPRPTVQKLLHEELALQWVVSGSAVREAVLQHAWFFFQLMVKSMALHLLLGQKLDTPRKLRFPGRFLDDIAALVGSVGLEVITRVHKDVELAEHLNASLAFFLSDLLSLVDRGFVFSLVRAHYKQVATRLQSAPNPAVLLTLRMDFTRILCGHEHYVTLNLPCCPLSPPASPSPSVSSTTSQSSTFSSQTPDPKVISMFELSGSFRQQHFLAGLLLTELALALEPEAEGGSRSAVKTGLYARLRHRRGRGHGRHHQPLSGHGHRWWPPGPWLPGQHLPGPSDSCSLGLCPLRRV; this is encoded by the exons GACGGTGGCTGCCGAGGTGCGGAAGCAGGTGTCCCGGGAACGCAGTGGCTCTCCCCACTCCAGCAGGCGCTGCAGCAGCTCCCTGGGG GTCCCACTGACTGAAGTCATTGAGCCACTGGACTTTGAGGATGTGCTCCTGAGCCGGCCGCCAGATGCAGAGCCTGGGCCACTCCGGGACCTGGTCGAGTTTCCAGCTGATGACCtggagctgctgctgcagccccgGGAATGCCGCACCACGGAGCCTGGGATCCCCGAGGATGG AAAGCTGGATGCCCAGGTGAGGGCTGCCGTGGAGATGTACACGGAGGACTGGATCATCGCCCACAGGAG GTACCAGCACCTGAGTGCAGCATACAGCCCCATCACCCTAGAGACGCAGCGAGAGAGGCAGAAGGGCCTCACCCGCCAGGTCTTCGAGCAGGACGCTTCTGGGGATGAGAGGTCCAGCCCGGACGACTCG GATGACCCCCGGCACTCCTCAGGCTCCCCAGACGACACCCCACGAAGCAGTGGTGCCTCTGGCATCTTCGACCTGAGGAACTTGGCAGCCGACTCATTGCTGCCCTCACTGCTGGAGCGCATGGCCCCGGAGGATGTGGACCGGCGCAATGAGGCCCTGCGGCGGCAGCACCGGTCCCGTGCCCTGCTCACCCTCTACCCGGCGCCCGACGAG GATGAGGCCGTGGAACGCTGCAGCCGCCCGGAGCCACCCCGAGAGCACTTTGGACAGAGGATCCTGGTCAAGTGTCTGTCGCTTAA GTTCGAGATAGAAATCGAGCCCATCTTTGGCATCTTGGCCCTGTACGACGTGCGGGAGAAGAAGAAG ATCTCGGAGAACTTCTACTTTGACCTGAACTCAGACTCCATGAAGGGGCTACTGCGGGCCCATGGCACCCATCCTGCCATCTCCACCCTGGCCCGCTCTGCCATCTTCTCCGTGACCTATCCCTCGCCCGACATCTTCTTGGTCATCAAG CTGGAGAAGGTGCTGCAGCAGGGGGACATCAGCGAGTGCTGCGAGCCCTACATGGTGATGAAGGAGGTGGACACAGCCAAG AACAAAGAGAAGCTAGAGAAGCTGCGCCTGGGGGCTGAGCAGTTCTGCACCCGTCTGGGCCGCTACCGCATGCCCTTTGCCTGGACGGCGGTGCACCTGGCCAACATTGTGAGCAGCGCGGGCCAGTCGGACCGGGACTCGGACTCGGAGGGCG AGCGCCGACCCACTTGGACTGACCGCCGCCGTCGGGGGCCCCAGGACCGGACGAGTAGCGGGGACGACGCCTGCAGCTTCTCCGGCTTCCGCCCAGCCACGCTAACTGTCACCAACTTCTTTAAGCAG GAAGCTGAGCGGCTCAGTGATGAGGACCTCTTCAAGTTCCTGGCTGACATGCGGCGCCCGACATCCCTGCTGCGGCGCCTGCGGCCCGTGACCG cccagctcaAGATTGAcatctccccagcccctgagAACCCCCACTTCTGCCTCTCCCCGGAGCTGCTTCATGTCAAGCCCTACCCAGACCCCAGGGGTCGGCCCACCAAGGAGATTCTGGAGTTCCCCGCCCGTGAGGTCTACGCCCCCCACACCAGCTACAG GAACCTGCTGTACGTGTACCCGCACAGCCTCAACTTCAGCAGCCGCCAGGGCTCCGTGCGCAACCTCACTGTGCGAGTGCAGTACATGGCGGGCGAGGACCCCAGCCAGGCCCTGCCG GTCATCTTTGGCAAGTCCAGCTGCAGCGAATTCACCCGCGAGGCCTTCACACCAGTGGTCTACCATAACAA GTCCCCTGAATTCTACGAGGAATTTAAGCTGCGTCTTCCGGCCTGTGTGACCGAGAACCACCACCTGCTGTTCACCTTCTACCACGTCAGCTGCCAGCCCCGGCCAGGCACGGCCCTGGAGACTCCTGTGGGCTTTACT TGGATCCCACTGCTGCAGCACGGCCGCCTGAGGACCGGCCCCTTCTGCCTCCCTGTGTCCGTGGATCAGCCCCCGCCCAGCTACTCCGTGCTCACACCGGAC GTGGCGCTGCCGGGCATGCGCTGGGTGGATGGCCACAAGGGTGTGTTCAGCGTGGAGCTCACGGCTGTGTCGTCTGTGCACCCCCAG GACCCCTACCTGGACAAATTCTTCACCCTGGTGCACGTCCTGGAGGAAGGGGCCTTTCCATTCCGGCTCAAGGATGCCGTGCTGAGCGAGAGCACCGTGGAACAGGAGCTGCGGGCCAGCCTGGTGGCCCTGCGACTCGCCAGCCCTGAACCCCTTGTCGCCTTCTCCCACCACGTACTGGACAAGCTCGTACGCCTGGTCGTGCGGCCCCCCATCATCGGCGGCCAGATCG TAAACCTGGGTCGTGTAGCCTTTGAAGCAATGGCTCATGTAGTCAGCCTCGTCCACCGGAGCCTGGAGGCTGCCCAGGATGCCCGTGGTCACTGCCCACTGCTGGCTGCCTATGTCTACTATGCCTTCCGACTGCCTGGCACGGAGCCCAGCCTCCCAGGTG GGGCCCCTAAAGTGACGCTGCAGCCTGCCACGCTGGCCCATGGCCCTGGCCGCCCCGCAAGCCTCTACCTGGCCCGCTCTAAGAGTATCAGCAGCAGCAACCCTGACCTGGCCGTGGCCCCTGGCTCCGTGGATGACGAGGTCTCCCGCATCCTGGCCAGCAAG GGTATCGACCGCTCACACTCCTGGGTGAATTCTGCTTATGCTCCAGGAGGCAGCAAGGCGGTGCTGCGACGGGCACCCCCTTATTGTGGGGCCGACCCCAGACAG GCCATCGACCGCAGCTCTAGCCGAACCTCTTCCTACCTCGAGGGCTCCTCCTCGACCCCACCAGCCACCCAGCCGAGACCCACTGTGCAGAAG ctgctTCACGAGGAGCTGGCCCTGCAGTGGGTGGTCAGCGGCAGTGCCGTGCGCGAGGCTGTCCTGCAGCATGCCTGGTTCTTCTTCCAGCTCATG gtgaaAAGCATGGCGCTGCACCTGCTTCTGGGCCAGAAGCTGGACACACCCCGCAAGCTTCGCTTCCCTGGGCGCTTCCTGGATGACATTGCTGCCCTGGTGGGCTCTGTGGGCCTGGAGGTCATCACCCGCGTCCACAAG GACGTGGAGCTGGCCGAGCACCTCAACGCCAGCCTGGCCTTCTTCCTCAGTGATCTGCTGTCCCTGGTGGACCGCGGCTTTGTCTTCAGCCTGGTCCGGGCTCACTACAAGCAG GTGGCCACACGGCTGCAGTCGGCTCCCAACCCGGCGGTGCTGCTGACCCTGCGCATGGACTTCACCCGCATCCTATGCGGCCACGAGCACTACGTGACCCTCAACCTCCCTTGCTGCCCCCTGTCACCCCCGGCCTCACCCTCGCCCTCCGTATCTTCCACCACCTCGCAG AGCTCCACCTTTTCCAGCCAGACCCCAGACCCCAAGGTGATCAGCATGTTCGAGCTGAGTGGGTCGTTCCGGCAGCAGCACTTCCTGGCTGGGCTCCTGCTGACGGaactggccctggccctggaacCTGAGGCCGAGGG AGGGTCCAGGTCAGCGGTCAAGACTGGCCTCTATGCTCGACTCAGACACAGAAGGGGAAGGGGACATGGGAGGCACCATCAAcccctcagtggccatggccatCGCTGGTGGCCCCCTGGCCCCTGGCTCCCGGGCCAGCATCTCCCAGGGCCCAGCGACA gCTGCTCGCTCGGGCTGTGCCCTCTCCGCCGAGTCTAG
- the DOCK6 gene encoding dedicator of cytokinesis protein 6 isoform X19, with product MVLKPRDWMGLLFGVGSGTVAAEVRKQVSRERSGSPHSSRRCSSSLGVPLTEVIEPLDFEDVLLSRPPDAEPGPLRDLVEFPADDLELLLQPRECRTTEPGIPEDGKLDAQVRAAVEMYTEDWIIAHRRYQHLSAAYSPITLETQRERQKGLTRQVFEQDASGDERSSPDDSDDPRHSSGSPDDTPRSSGASGIFDLRNLAADSLLPSLLERMAPEDVDRRNEALRRQHRSRALLTLYPAPDEDEAVERCSRPEPPREHFGQRILVKCLSLKFEIEIEPIFGILALYDVREKKKISENFYFDLNSDSMKGLLRAHGTHPAISTLARSAIFSVTYPSPDIFLVIKLEKVLQQGDISECCEPYMVMKEVDTAKNKEKLEKLRLGAEQFCTRLGRYRMPFAWTAVHLANIVSSAGQSDRDSDSEGERRPTWTDRRRRGPQDRTSSGDDACSFSGFRPATLTVTNFFKQEAERLSDEDLFKFLADMRRPTSLLRRLRPVTAQLKIDISPAPENPHFCLSPELLHVKPYPDPRGRPTKEILEFPAREVYAPHTSYRNLLYVYPHSLNFSSRQGSVRNLTVRVQYMAGEDPSQALPVIFGKSSCSEFTREAFTPVVYHNKSPEFYEEFKLRLPACVTENHHLLFTFYHVSCQPRPGTALETPVGFTWIPLLQHGRLRTGPFCLPVSVDQPPPSYSVLTPDVALPGMRWVDGHKGVFSVELTAVSSVHPQDPYLDKFFTLVHVLEEGAFPFRLKDAVLSESTVEQELRASLVALRLASPEPLVAFSHHVLDKLVRLVVRPPIIGGQIVNLGRVAFEAMAHVVSLVHRSLEAAQDARGHCPLLAAYVYYAFRLPGTEPSLPGGAPKVTLQPATLAHGPGRPASLYLARSKSISSSNPDLAVAPGSVDDEVSRILASKMLPLIRVSPGYRPLTLLGEFCLCSRRQQGGAATGTPLLWGRPQTDGGTGWAPLLSVIPAPAPSCFTRSWPCSGWSAAVPCARLSCSMPGSSSSSW from the exons GACGGTGGCTGCCGAGGTGCGGAAGCAGGTGTCCCGGGAACGCAGTGGCTCTCCCCACTCCAGCAGGCGCTGCAGCAGCTCCCTGGGG GTCCCACTGACTGAAGTCATTGAGCCACTGGACTTTGAGGATGTGCTCCTGAGCCGGCCGCCAGATGCAGAGCCTGGGCCACTCCGGGACCTGGTCGAGTTTCCAGCTGATGACCtggagctgctgctgcagccccgGGAATGCCGCACCACGGAGCCTGGGATCCCCGAGGATGG AAAGCTGGATGCCCAGGTGAGGGCTGCCGTGGAGATGTACACGGAGGACTGGATCATCGCCCACAGGAG GTACCAGCACCTGAGTGCAGCATACAGCCCCATCACCCTAGAGACGCAGCGAGAGAGGCAGAAGGGCCTCACCCGCCAGGTCTTCGAGCAGGACGCTTCTGGGGATGAGAGGTCCAGCCCGGACGACTCG GATGACCCCCGGCACTCCTCAGGCTCCCCAGACGACACCCCACGAAGCAGTGGTGCCTCTGGCATCTTCGACCTGAGGAACTTGGCAGCCGACTCATTGCTGCCCTCACTGCTGGAGCGCATGGCCCCGGAGGATGTGGACCGGCGCAATGAGGCCCTGCGGCGGCAGCACCGGTCCCGTGCCCTGCTCACCCTCTACCCGGCGCCCGACGAG GATGAGGCCGTGGAACGCTGCAGCCGCCCGGAGCCACCCCGAGAGCACTTTGGACAGAGGATCCTGGTCAAGTGTCTGTCGCTTAA GTTCGAGATAGAAATCGAGCCCATCTTTGGCATCTTGGCCCTGTACGACGTGCGGGAGAAGAAGAAG ATCTCGGAGAACTTCTACTTTGACCTGAACTCAGACTCCATGAAGGGGCTACTGCGGGCCCATGGCACCCATCCTGCCATCTCCACCCTGGCCCGCTCTGCCATCTTCTCCGTGACCTATCCCTCGCCCGACATCTTCTTGGTCATCAAG CTGGAGAAGGTGCTGCAGCAGGGGGACATCAGCGAGTGCTGCGAGCCCTACATGGTGATGAAGGAGGTGGACACAGCCAAG AACAAAGAGAAGCTAGAGAAGCTGCGCCTGGGGGCTGAGCAGTTCTGCACCCGTCTGGGCCGCTACCGCATGCCCTTTGCCTGGACGGCGGTGCACCTGGCCAACATTGTGAGCAGCGCGGGCCAGTCGGACCGGGACTCGGACTCGGAGGGCG AGCGCCGACCCACTTGGACTGACCGCCGCCGTCGGGGGCCCCAGGACCGGACGAGTAGCGGGGACGACGCCTGCAGCTTCTCCGGCTTCCGCCCAGCCACGCTAACTGTCACCAACTTCTTTAAGCAG GAAGCTGAGCGGCTCAGTGATGAGGACCTCTTCAAGTTCCTGGCTGACATGCGGCGCCCGACATCCCTGCTGCGGCGCCTGCGGCCCGTGACCG cccagctcaAGATTGAcatctccccagcccctgagAACCCCCACTTCTGCCTCTCCCCGGAGCTGCTTCATGTCAAGCCCTACCCAGACCCCAGGGGTCGGCCCACCAAGGAGATTCTGGAGTTCCCCGCCCGTGAGGTCTACGCCCCCCACACCAGCTACAG GAACCTGCTGTACGTGTACCCGCACAGCCTCAACTTCAGCAGCCGCCAGGGCTCCGTGCGCAACCTCACTGTGCGAGTGCAGTACATGGCGGGCGAGGACCCCAGCCAGGCCCTGCCG GTCATCTTTGGCAAGTCCAGCTGCAGCGAATTCACCCGCGAGGCCTTCACACCAGTGGTCTACCATAACAA GTCCCCTGAATTCTACGAGGAATTTAAGCTGCGTCTTCCGGCCTGTGTGACCGAGAACCACCACCTGCTGTTCACCTTCTACCACGTCAGCTGCCAGCCCCGGCCAGGCACGGCCCTGGAGACTCCTGTGGGCTTTACT TGGATCCCACTGCTGCAGCACGGCCGCCTGAGGACCGGCCCCTTCTGCCTCCCTGTGTCCGTGGATCAGCCCCCGCCCAGCTACTCCGTGCTCACACCGGAC GTGGCGCTGCCGGGCATGCGCTGGGTGGATGGCCACAAGGGTGTGTTCAGCGTGGAGCTCACGGCTGTGTCGTCTGTGCACCCCCAG GACCCCTACCTGGACAAATTCTTCACCCTGGTGCACGTCCTGGAGGAAGGGGCCTTTCCATTCCGGCTCAAGGATGCCGTGCTGAGCGAGAGCACCGTGGAACAGGAGCTGCGGGCCAGCCTGGTGGCCCTGCGACTCGCCAGCCCTGAACCCCTTGTCGCCTTCTCCCACCACGTACTGGACAAGCTCGTACGCCTGGTCGTGCGGCCCCCCATCATCGGCGGCCAGATCG TAAACCTGGGTCGTGTAGCCTTTGAAGCAATGGCTCATGTAGTCAGCCTCGTCCACCGGAGCCTGGAGGCTGCCCAGGATGCCCGTGGTCACTGCCCACTGCTGGCTGCCTATGTCTACTATGCCTTCCGACTGCCTGGCACGGAGCCCAGCCTCCCAGGTG GGGCCCCTAAAGTGACGCTGCAGCCTGCCACGCTGGCCCATGGCCCTGGCCGCCCCGCAAGCCTCTACCTGGCCCGCTCTAAGAGTATCAGCAGCAGCAACCCTGACCTGGCCGTGGCCCCTGGCTCCGTGGATGACGAGGTCTCCCGCATCCTGGCCAGCAAG ATGCTACCACTTATCCGTGTATCTCCAGGGTATCGACCGCTCACACTCCTGGGTGAATTCTGCTTATGCTCCAGGAGGCAGCAAGGCGGTGCTGCGACGGGCACCCCCTTATTGTGGGGCCGACCCCAGACAG ACGGGGGTACGGGGTGGGCTCCTCTGCTCTCTGTgatccctgcccctgcccccagctgctTCACGAGGAGCTGGCCCTGCAGTGGGTGGTCAGCGGCAGTGCCGTGCGCGAGGCTGTCCTGCAGCATGCCTGGTTCTTCTTCCAGCTCATG gtga